One genomic region from Thermococcus sp. encodes:
- the rimI gene encoding ribosomal protein S18-alanine N-acetyltransferase: protein MSSSMRKEIRIPLAMVIIRPAKLFDISEVMRIERESFREAYPRGIFLVFLENNPDTFLVAEYNGKVIGYVMAYLRPDLEGHIMSIAVDPAYRGNGIGSALLTEAIERLIKRGARYIGLEVRVSNEKAIRLYERFGFKKVKRIVGYYADGEDAYYMILPAEEWRGS, encoded by the coding sequence ATGAGCTCTTCCATGAGGAAGGAGATTAGAATACCACTGGCGATGGTTATAATCAGGCCCGCAAAGCTCTTTGACATAAGTGAGGTCATGAGGATAGAGCGCGAGTCCTTCAGGGAGGCTTACCCAAGGGGGATTTTCCTCGTCTTCCTTGAGAACAATCCCGATACTTTTCTGGTTGCGGAATACAACGGAAAGGTTATCGGCTACGTAATGGCCTACCTGAGGCCGGACCTTGAGGGGCACATAATGAGCATAGCCGTTGATCCAGCGTACAGGGGAAACGGCATAGGCTCGGCCCTCCTGACGGAGGCCATAGAGAGGCTCATAAAGAGGGGCGCCCGCTACATCGGCCTCGAAGTGAGGGTCAGCAACGAGAAGGCGATAAGGCTCTACGAGCGCTTCGGCTTCAAGAAGGTGAAGAGGATCGTAGGCTACTACGCCGACGGTGAAGATGCATACTATATGATTTTACCGGCTGAGGAGTGGAGGGGGAGCTGA
- the endA gene encoding tRNA-intron lyase — MIVFYLSGNRVFSTDKNAIDGLYNNRHYGKLVNGKVFLSLIEAAYLVERGKIEVRDGRRRLTLEEIMKLGRKEDELFDAKYLVYKDLRDRGYTVKSGLKFGSHFRVYRRGMDEHSQWLVWVVPEHKTLTPHDVTARVRVAHGVRKEMIMAVVDDDGDVTYYKVEWVKF; from the coding sequence ATGATAGTCTTTTACCTCAGCGGGAACAGGGTTTTCTCAACCGATAAGAACGCGATAGACGGCCTTTACAACAACCGCCACTACGGCAAGCTCGTCAACGGGAAGGTGTTCCTCTCTCTAATTGAGGCGGCCTATCTGGTGGAGAGGGGAAAGATAGAGGTCAGGGACGGCAGGAGAAGGCTAACCCTTGAGGAGATTATGAAGCTCGGAAGGAAGGAAGACGAGCTGTTCGATGCCAAGTACCTCGTCTACAAGGATTTGAGGGATAGGGGCTACACCGTAAAGTCGGGTTTAAAGTTCGGCTCCCACTTCAGGGTTTACAGGAGAGGAATGGATGAACATTCGCAGTGGCTCGTCTGGGTTGTCCCCGAGCATAAAACGCTTACGCCCCACGACGTGACGGCTCGCGTGAGAGTAGCCCACGGCGTCAGAAAGGAGATGATAATGGCCGTTGTTGACGACGACGGTGATGTTACATACTATAAGGTCGAGTGGGTGAAGTTTTGA